A single window of Leptospira dzoumogneensis DNA harbors:
- a CDS encoding LIC11631 family protein, translating to MAKTTLSKPSIFEPYGHSDLYALDNLYFSTLREREVWDFSRVREFSALNLGFIFARAELTWKKFQSELEIKNLNPSFKKGICLSAGWEEAPGLKIDSFLPKVLGTEEVFQYSRLEDVSEEIPFREFFSSEGFAFKGIWKEKNYLILFSNIDPEDRNLPSIIKKISHFHSEKKSEGNFFLRTEKQSYLNFLKPKESLGPLFLQEKKIDQDEFLFLSLEYSDSIK from the coding sequence ATGGCGAAAACGACTCTCTCCAAACCTAGTATTTTCGAACCCTATGGTCATTCGGACCTATATGCTTTGGATAATCTTTACTTTTCCACGTTAAGAGAAAGAGAAGTCTGGGACTTTTCCAGAGTAAGAGAATTTTCCGCCTTAAATTTAGGATTTATATTCGCGAGAGCAGAACTCACATGGAAGAAGTTCCAATCAGAACTGGAAATTAAAAATTTAAACCCAAGTTTTAAAAAAGGGATCTGCTTAAGTGCAGGCTGGGAAGAAGCTCCCGGACTTAAAATTGATTCTTTCTTACCTAAGGTGCTCGGCACGGAAGAAGTTTTTCAATATTCCAGATTGGAAGATGTTTCGGAAGAGATCCCTTTTAGGGAATTTTTCTCCTCGGAAGGATTCGCTTTTAAAGGAATATGGAAAGAAAAAAATTATCTGATCTTATTTTCAAACATTGATCCGGAAGATAGAAACCTTCCTTCGATAATCAAAAAGATCTCTCATTTCCATTCTGAGAAAAAGTCGGAAGGGAATTTTTTTCTAAGAACTGAAAAACAGTCTTATTTGAATTTTCTAAAACCGAAAGAATCTTTGGGTCCTTTATTCCTGCAGGAAAAGAAGATAGACCAGGACGAATTCTTGTTTTTAAGTTTGGAATATTCGGATAGTATTAAGTAG